A single Pangasianodon hypophthalmus isolate fPanHyp1 chromosome 27, fPanHyp1.pri, whole genome shotgun sequence DNA region contains:
- the gnb2 gene encoding guanine nucleotide-binding protein G(I)/G(S)/G(T) subunit beta-2, translating to MSELEQLRQEAEQLKNQIRDARKACGDSTLTQITAGLDPVGRIQMRTRRTLRGHLAKIYAMHWGSDSRLLVSASQDGKLIIWDSYTTNKIHAIPLRSSWVMTCAYAPSGNFVACGGLDNICSIYSLKTREGNVRVSRELPGHTGYLSCCRFIDDNQIITSSGDTTCALWDIETGQQTTLFSGHSGDVMSLSLSPDSRTFISGACDASIKLWDVRDSMCRQTFTGHESDINAVCFFPSGSAFATGSDDATCRLFDLRADQELGLYSHDNIICGITSVAFSRSGRLLLAGYDDFNCNIWDAMKGDRAGVLAGHDNRVSCLGVTDDGMAVCTGSWDSFLKIWN from the exons ATGagtgagctggagcagcttcgACAGGAGGCTGAGCAGCTGAAGAACCAGATACGA GATGCAAGGAAAGCATGTGGAGACTCTACACTTACTCAG ataacAGCAGGACTGGACCCAGTGGGTAGGATTCAGATGCGGACAAGGCGTACTCTCAGAGGTCATTTAGCCAAAATCTACGCCATGCACTGGGGCTCCGACTCCAG GCTCCTGGTCAGCGCTTCACAAGATGGCAAACTCATCATCTGGGACAGTTACACCACTAACAAG ATCCATGCCATCCCACTGCGCTCGTCATGGGTGATGACGTGTGCTTACGCTCCGTCTGGAAACTTCGTAGCCTGCGGCGGTCTGGACAACATCTGCTCCATCTACAGCCTGAAGACCCGCGAGGGCAACGTGCGAGTCAGCCGAGAGCTCCCTGGACACacgg GTTACCTTTCCTGCTGTCGTTTTATTGATGACAATCAGATCATCACGAGTTCCGGAGATACCACCTG tgctctgtGGGACATCGAGACAGGCCAGCAGACCACGCTGTTCTCAGGTCACAGTGGAGACGTGATGAGTTTGTCCTTGTCTCCGGATTCGCGCACGTTCATTTCAGGCGCGTGTGACGCCTCGATCAAACTGTGGGATGTCAGAGACAGCATGTGCAGACAGACCTTTACGGGCCACGAGTCCGACatcaatgctgtgtgt TTCTTCCCCAGCGGCAGTGCGTTTGCCACGGGCTCAGATGATGCCACATGCCGCTTGTTCGACCTGCGTGCGGATCAGGAGCTCGGCCTTTATTCGCACGACAACATCATCTGCGGCATCACGTCAGTGGCGTTCTCACGCTCAGGCCGGCTGCTGCTCGCCGGCTATGATGACTTCAACTGCAACATCTGGGATGCCATGAAAGGAGACCGTGCAG GAGTCCTGGCCGGCCATGACAATCGCGTGAGCTGTCTCGGCGTGACCGACGACGGCATGGCCGTGTGCACTGGCTCCTGGGACAGCTTCCTCAAGATCTGGAactga